Part of the Intestinibacillus sp. Marseille-P6563 genome is shown below.
CGCATTTTTCACACCACAGATGATCGTGGGTGGTCATACGCCAGTCGAATCGGTCGGGCATGCCGGGCATCTCGATCTTGCGGATGCGGCCGTCCTCCGAAAGGATATTCAAATTACGGTAAACGGTTGCCAAACTAATCGTCGGAAGTTGTTTCCGGATATCCTGGAAGAGTTCATCCGCCGTTGGATGGGTTGTGCTCGCCATAACGGCATCCAAAATTAACTGTCTTTGCTTGGTGCGGATCAAGGGTCTCTCCTCCTATTACAATATAGTAAGAATTATCATTCTTTGTATCAATATTATATTGGATTTGTTTCCTCTTGTAAACTGCTCCAAACAGAATTTCACAAAACCATCACTTTTTACAACAACGTATGCAATTATTTCGC
Proteins encoded:
- a CDS encoding Fur family transcriptional regulator — encoded protein: MIRTKQRQLILDAVMASTTHPTADELFQDIRKQLPTISLATVYRNLNILSEDGRIRKIEMPGMPDRFDWRMTTHDHLWCEKCGRVFDFTLPQALDRQIEEVSGMKVRQYTLVARGLCPACRQKEN